In Vibrio gangliei, a single window of DNA contains:
- the rbfA gene encoding 30S ribosome-binding factor RbfA, with the protein MSKEFSRAQRVAQQLQKELASILQRDVRDSRIGMVTISDVEVSRDLAYAKVFVTFLCVGDQTPESSLAALKEHEVAVRMALGKRIRLRLTPEVRFTYDNTLVEGMRMSNLVSEVVSKDNQRKKDAGREDEGEE; encoded by the coding sequence ATGTCAAAAGAATTCAGTCGTGCACAACGTGTTGCACAACAATTACAAAAAGAGCTAGCCTCAATCCTCCAACGTGACGTACGTGATTCACGTATCGGCATGGTGACTATTTCTGATGTGGAAGTATCACGCGATCTTGCTTACGCCAAAGTGTTTGTGACTTTTTTGTGTGTGGGTGACCAAACGCCAGAATCTAGCTTGGCAGCACTGAAAGAGCACGAAGTCGCGGTACGTATGGCGCTAGGTAAACGCATTCGTCTACGCTTAACACCAGAAGTTCGCTTTACTTACGACAATACGCTAGTAGAAGGCATGCGAATGTCTAACCTAGTGAGCGAAGTCGTCAGCAAAGACAACCAACGCAAAAAAGATGCAGGTCGTGAGGACGAAGGAGAAGAGTAA
- the infB gene encoding translation initiation factor IF-2 codes for MTELTVKQLSDEIGTPVDHLVEQLADAGIKKTSTDSVTDAEKQQLLAHLKKGNGSADAEPTRLTLQRKTKSTLSVSAGGGKSKEVQVEVRKKRTYVKRSAIEEEAKREAEEQAAREAEEAAKRAAEEKAKQEAEAKAKAEAEAKAKREAEEKAKREADKAKAEEAKAASQRSPEEKAKHEAAKKEAEALKRRQEEEAQRKAEQEAQKLVEEARKLAEENAARWSEEEQKSKESEDSDYHVTTNKHAQDAEDEADRRSEANRRKKKKPAKKDKAEEERFGGNGRNARGRNNRKGKLAKPTSMQQGFDKNATVAKADVVIGETIVVSELANKMSVKGTEVIKTMMKMGAMATINQVIDQETAQLVAEEMGHKVILRKENELEEAVLSDRDNTSEAVPRAPVVTIMGHVDHGKTSTLDYIRRSRVASGEAGGITQHIGAYHVETDNGMITFLDTPGHAAFTSMRARGAQATDIVVLVVAADDGVMPQTIEAIQHAKAAEVPLIVAVNKIDKEDANPDNVKNELAQYDVIPEEWGGENMFVHISAKQGTNIDGLLEAILLQAEVLELKAVTDGMASGVVVESRLDKGRGPVATVLVQAGTLRKGDIVLCGQEYGRIRAMRDENGQDITEAGPSIPVEILGLSGVPTSGDEATVVRDERKAREVANYRQGKFRDVKLARQQKSKLENMFSNMEAGEVAELNVVLKADVQGSVEAIADSLRKLSTDEVKVNIVGSGVGGITETDAVLAAASNAIILGFNVRADASARRTVENENLDLRYYSIIYQLIDEVKQAMGGMLAPEFKQEIIGLAEVRDVFKSPKLGAIAGCMVTEGVIKRNNPIRVLRDNVVIYEGELESLRRFKDDVQEVRNGYECGIGVKNYNDVRAGDQIEVFEIVEVKRTLD; via the coding sequence ATGACAGAACTGACAGTGAAACAGCTAAGTGACGAAATTGGTACGCCAGTTGATCACTTAGTAGAACAACTTGCTGATGCTGGTATTAAAAAAACCAGTACAGACAGTGTGACTGATGCCGAGAAGCAACAGCTTCTTGCGCACCTTAAAAAAGGTAACGGCTCAGCCGATGCGGAGCCAACACGCCTGACTTTACAACGCAAAACCAAAAGCACATTAAGTGTGTCTGCTGGTGGTGGTAAAAGCAAAGAAGTTCAAGTTGAAGTGCGTAAAAAACGTACTTACGTGAAACGTTCAGCTATCGAAGAAGAAGCGAAGCGCGAAGCGGAAGAGCAAGCAGCCCGTGAAGCGGAAGAAGCCGCAAAACGTGCAGCCGAAGAAAAAGCGAAGCAAGAAGCTGAAGCGAAAGCAAAAGCGGAAGCCGAGGCAAAAGCAAAGCGTGAAGCTGAAGAAAAAGCGAAACGTGAAGCTGATAAAGCCAAAGCTGAAGAAGCGAAAGCCGCTTCACAACGTTCTCCTGAAGAAAAAGCAAAACATGAAGCTGCGAAGAAAGAAGCAGAAGCATTGAAGCGTCGTCAGGAAGAAGAAGCACAACGCAAAGCAGAACAAGAAGCACAAAAATTGGTAGAAGAAGCACGCAAACTTGCGGAAGAAAACGCAGCTCGTTGGTCTGAAGAAGAGCAAAAGAGCAAAGAGTCTGAAGATTCAGATTACCACGTAACAACGAATAAGCACGCACAAGACGCTGAAGATGAAGCGGACCGTCGTAGCGAAGCGAATCGTCGTAAAAAGAAAAAACCAGCTAAGAAAGATAAAGCAGAAGAAGAGCGTTTTGGTGGCAATGGCCGCAACGCGCGTGGTCGTAACAACCGTAAAGGTAAATTAGCGAAACCAACTTCAATGCAGCAAGGTTTTGATAAAAACGCGACAGTCGCAAAAGCAGACGTTGTGATCGGCGAAACTATCGTTGTTTCTGAACTGGCAAACAAAATGTCAGTAAAAGGCACGGAAGTCATCAAAACGATGATGAAGATGGGCGCAATGGCAACCATCAACCAAGTGATCGACCAAGAAACAGCACAATTAGTGGCTGAAGAAATGGGTCACAAAGTTATCTTGCGTAAAGAAAACGAATTAGAAGAAGCGGTATTGTCAGATCGTGACAACACTTCTGAAGCTGTGCCACGTGCGCCAGTTGTGACCATCATGGGTCACGTTGACCACGGTAAAACGTCAACGCTTGATTACATTCGTCGTAGCCGCGTAGCGTCTGGCGAAGCGGGTGGTATTACTCAGCACATCGGTGCATACCACGTTGAAACAGACAACGGCATGATCACTTTCTTGGATACTCCTGGACACGCAGCGTTTACTTCAATGCGTGCTCGTGGTGCTCAAGCGACAGATATCGTTGTACTTGTGGTGGCAGCAGATGATGGCGTAATGCCTCAAACTATCGAAGCAATTCAGCATGCGAAAGCTGCAGAAGTCCCTTTGATTGTTGCGGTAAACAAAATCGATAAAGAAGATGCAAACCCTGATAACGTGAAGAATGAGCTTGCTCAATACGACGTTATTCCAGAGGAGTGGGGCGGCGAAAACATGTTCGTTCACATCTCTGCGAAACAAGGTACTAACATCGATGGTCTACTAGAAGCTATCTTGCTACAAGCAGAAGTACTTGAGCTTAAAGCAGTAACAGACGGTATGGCTTCAGGTGTTGTGGTTGAATCACGTCTTGATAAAGGCCGTGGTCCAGTAGCAACCGTGCTTGTACAAGCGGGTACATTGCGTAAAGGTGATATCGTACTTTGTGGTCAAGAATACGGTCGTATCCGTGCAATGCGTGATGAAAATGGTCAAGACATCACAGAAGCCGGTCCTTCTATCCCAGTTGAGATTTTAGGTCTTTCTGGTGTACCAACGTCAGGTGATGAAGCGACTGTAGTACGTGATGAGCGTAAAGCACGTGAAGTAGCGAACTACCGTCAAGGTAAATTCCGTGACGTGAAACTGGCTCGTCAGCAAAAATCGAAACTTGAAAACATGTTCTCTAACATGGAAGCAGGTGAAGTGGCTGAGCTTAACGTTGTGCTTAAAGCTGACGTACAAGGTTCTGTTGAAGCGATAGCGGACTCACTACGTAAACTGTCTACTGACGAAGTGAAAGTGAACATCGTTGGTTCAGGTGTAGGTGGTATCACTGAAACGGATGCGGTACTGGCTGCAGCATCTAACGCTATCATTCTTGGCTTTAACGTTCGTGCCGATGCTTCTGCTCGTCGTACGGTTGAGAACGAGAACCTAGATTTACGTTACTACTCAATCATCTACCAATTGATTGACGAAGTGAAACAAGCGATGGGCGGTATGCTAGCACCTGAGTTTAAACAAGAAATCATCGGTCTTGCAGAAGTTCGTGATGTGTTTAAATCGCCTAAACTGGGTGCAATCGCAGGTTGTATGGTAACGGAAGGTGTTATCAAGCGTAATAACCCGATTCGTGTTCTACGTGATAACGTGGTTATCTACGAAGGTGAGCTAGAATCACTACGTCGCTTTAAAGATGACGTTCAAGAAGTACGTAACGGCTACGAATGTGGTATCGGCGTTAAGAACTACAATGATGTTCGCGCTGGTGACCAAATCGAAGTATTCGAAATCGTTGAAGTTAAGCGTACACTTGATTAA
- the nusA gene encoding transcription termination factor NusA: MNREILAVVEAVSNEKAVPRERIFEALEIALATATKKKSEHEIEVRVEIDRKTGDFETFRRWLVVEEVEFPTKEISLEAAKFDDESIELGDYVEDDIESVTFDRITTQTAKQVIVQKVREAERAQIVEQFIDNEGELVTGVVKKATRDAVIVDLGNNAESVILREDQLPRENLRPGDRIRGLLYAVKPEARGFQLFLTRSKPDMLIELFRIEVPEIGEELIELKAAARDPGSRAKIAVKTNDRRIDPVGACVGMRGARVQAVSGELGGERIDIVLWDDNPAQFVINAMAPADVASIIVDEDSHSMDIAVEADNLAQAIGRSGQNVRLASQLTGWELNVMTVEDLKKKHQEESGAAIENFMKHLDIEQDFAELLVEEGFSTLEEIAYVPVNELLEIDGLDEDIVEELRSRAKDALTTLALAQEESFEGLEPAEDLLALEGLEREMAFKLAAKGVVTLEDLADQGTDDLEGIEGLSEQRAGELIMAARNICWFGDEE; this comes from the coding sequence ATGAACAGAGAAATTTTAGCGGTTGTTGAAGCAGTTTCGAATGAGAAGGCTGTTCCCCGTGAGCGTATTTTTGAAGCATTAGAAATTGCTTTAGCTACGGCAACTAAAAAGAAAAGCGAGCACGAAATTGAAGTTCGCGTAGAAATTGACCGTAAGACCGGTGATTTTGAAACATTTCGTCGTTGGTTAGTGGTTGAAGAAGTTGAGTTTCCAACGAAAGAAATTTCACTAGAAGCTGCGAAGTTTGATGATGAATCTATCGAGCTTGGTGATTACGTTGAGGATGATATTGAGTCAGTCACTTTTGACCGTATTACCACTCAAACGGCAAAACAAGTTATTGTACAAAAAGTACGTGAAGCAGAGCGCGCTCAAATTGTTGAGCAATTCATCGATAACGAAGGCGAACTCGTTACAGGTGTTGTAAAGAAAGCAACACGTGATGCCGTTATTGTTGATCTTGGTAACAACGCTGAATCTGTGATTTTACGTGAAGACCAACTTCCACGTGAAAATTTACGTCCAGGCGATCGTATTCGTGGCCTACTTTACGCTGTTAAGCCAGAAGCTCGTGGCTTCCAACTGTTCTTAACACGTTCTAAGCCTGACATGCTAATTGAACTGTTCCGCATTGAAGTGCCAGAAATTGGTGAAGAACTGATTGAGCTAAAAGCAGCCGCTCGTGATCCAGGCTCTCGCGCTAAGATCGCAGTGAAAACCAATGACCGTCGTATTGACCCTGTTGGTGCCTGTGTCGGTATGCGTGGCGCACGTGTACAAGCGGTTTCTGGCGAACTGGGTGGTGAGCGTATTGATATCGTACTTTGGGATGACAACCCAGCGCAGTTTGTTATCAACGCAATGGCGCCAGCTGATGTTGCATCGATTATCGTTGATGAAGATTCTCACTCAATGGATATCGCGGTTGAAGCTGATAACCTAGCACAAGCGATTGGCCGTAGTGGTCAAAACGTACGTCTAGCCTCTCAACTAACTGGTTGGGAACTGAACGTCATGACAGTGGAAGATCTGAAGAAGAAACACCAAGAAGAATCAGGTGCGGCAATCGAAAACTTCATGAAGCACTTAGACATCGAGCAAGATTTTGCTGAATTGCTTGTAGAAGAAGGCTTCTCAACATTAGAAGAGATCGCTTACGTTCCAGTAAACGAACTTCTAGAAATCGATGGTCTTGATGAAGACATCGTTGAAGAATTACGTTCTCGTGCGAAAGATGCGTTAACCACGCTTGCACTTGCACAAGAAGAATCATTTGAAGGTTTAGAGCCTGCTGAAGACCTACTTGCTTTAGAAGGCTTAGAGCGCGAAATGGCGTTCAAATTAGCCGCTAAGGGTGTAGTGACTTTAGAAGATTTAGCCGACCAAGGTACTGATGACCTAGAAGGTATTGAAGGCCTAAGTGAGCAACGTGCCGGTGAATTAATTATGGCCGCTCGTAACATTTGCTGGTTCGGCGACGAAGAATAA
- the rimP gene encoding ribosome maturation factor RimP, translated as MTGLEKQLTELLEAPVAASGYELVGLEFIRAGEHSTLRIFIDHENGITVDDCAEVSRQVSAVMDVEDPITVAYNLEVSSPGLERPLFKPAHYEQFIGHDVNVVLKMAMNNRRKWKGIITAVDGEIITITVDGQEEQFALSNISKANLIPKF; from the coding sequence ATGACTGGTTTAGAAAAACAATTAACCGAATTATTAGAAGCACCTGTTGCGGCTTCTGGTTATGAATTGGTTGGCTTGGAATTTATCCGAGCGGGTGAGCACTCTACATTACGTATTTTCATCGATCATGAAAATGGCATCACAGTGGATGACTGTGCAGAAGTAAGCCGCCAAGTGAGTGCGGTAATGGACGTAGAAGATCCGATCACGGTTGCATATAACTTAGAAGTTTCATCACCAGGTTTAGAGCGTCCCTTGTTCAAACCTGCTCATTATGAACAATTTATTGGTCATGATGTGAATGTGGTATTGAAAATGGCGATGAATAACCGCCGTAAGTGGAAAGGCATTATTACTGCTGTGGACGGAGAAATCATTACGATTACTGTCGATGGCCAAGAAGAACAATTTGCTTTAAGTAATATTTCTAAAGCTAACTTGATACCAAAATTTTAA
- the secG gene encoding preprotein translocase subunit SecG — MLTVLLVIYLLAALGVIGLVLIQQGKGADMGASFGAGASNTVFGSSGSGNFLTRSTAIFATVFFIISLVLGHMSTAKHESKFAAPSLSVEQKTDKNDSVATDEIPAPKSNDEIPQ; from the coding sequence ATGTTAACAGTTCTACTTGTGATTTATCTACTGGCTGCGCTTGGTGTAATTGGCCTAGTGTTGATTCAGCAAGGTAAAGGCGCAGACATGGGAGCTTCGTTCGGGGCTGGAGCATCAAACACAGTTTTTGGTTCTAGCGGCTCAGGTAATTTCCTAACCCGTTCAACTGCAATTTTCGCAACAGTATTTTTTATCATTAGCTTGGTTCTTGGTCATATGTCAACGGCTAAGCACGAATCTAAATTTGCTGCACCAAGTTTGAGTGTTGAGCAAAAAACAGATAAAAACGACAGTGTTGCTACTGATGAAATTCCGGCTCCTAAGAGCAACGACGAAATTCCTCAGTAA
- the glmM gene encoding phosphoglucosamine mutase encodes MSERKYFGTDGVRGKVGQYPITPDFVLKLGWAAGRVLAKQGTKQVIIGKDTRISGYMLESALEAGLAAAGLKAILTGPMPTPAVAYLTQTFRAEAGIVISASHNPYYDNGIKFFSSEGTKLPDDIELAIEAELEKDIECVESAMLGKAKRMVDAAGRYIEFCKSTFPNELSLKGLKIVLDCAHGATYHIAPSVFTELGADVIAIGCEPNGTNINAEVGATDVRALQAKVIEEKADLGLAFDGDGDRIIMVDELGNKVDGDQIAYIIARDALRRGELKGGVVGTLMTNLGMENGLKQLGIPFVRAKVGDRYVMEQLLEKGWKIGAENSGHVILLDKVTTGDAIVAALQVLASVVGSKLSLNALASGMTLYPQVLVNVRFSGDIDPLQNPAVLDSVAQVESELGNKGRVLLRKSGTEPLIRVMVEGEDAQLVESSAHAIADKVKENC; translated from the coding sequence ATGTCAGAAAGAAAATATTTTGGTACCGATGGGGTTCGCGGCAAAGTGGGTCAATACCCGATTACGCCTGATTTCGTATTAAAACTAGGTTGGGCTGCGGGCCGAGTTTTAGCTAAACAGGGAACCAAACAAGTCATTATTGGTAAAGATACGCGCATTTCGGGTTATATGTTGGAATCTGCGCTTGAAGCGGGGTTAGCTGCTGCTGGCTTAAAAGCAATTTTAACCGGTCCGATGCCAACTCCTGCTGTTGCCTACTTAACGCAAACGTTCCGTGCTGAAGCGGGCATCGTGATTTCAGCGTCGCATAATCCTTATTATGACAACGGCATCAAGTTTTTTTCGTCGGAAGGTACAAAACTGCCTGATGACATTGAGCTGGCGATTGAAGCTGAGTTAGAAAAAGACATCGAATGTGTAGAATCGGCCATGCTGGGTAAAGCAAAACGTATGGTGGATGCTGCCGGTCGTTACATTGAATTCTGTAAAAGTACCTTTCCAAATGAATTAAGCCTAAAAGGGCTAAAAATTGTCTTAGATTGTGCCCATGGAGCGACATATCACATTGCACCAAGTGTCTTTACTGAACTGGGGGCCGATGTGATTGCAATTGGCTGTGAACCGAATGGCACTAACATCAACGCAGAAGTGGGTGCGACAGATGTTCGAGCACTACAGGCAAAAGTGATAGAAGAAAAAGCGGACTTAGGTTTAGCTTTCGATGGTGATGGTGATCGTATCATCATGGTTGATGAGCTTGGCAATAAAGTTGATGGTGACCAAATCGCTTATATCATTGCACGCGACGCACTGCGTCGAGGTGAATTGAAAGGTGGGGTAGTAGGTACACTAATGACTAACCTAGGCATGGAAAATGGTTTAAAACAGCTCGGTATTCCATTTGTTCGAGCCAAAGTCGGTGACCGTTATGTGATGGAACAGTTGCTAGAAAAAGGCTGGAAAATTGGTGCAGAAAACTCTGGTCATGTGATTTTATTAGATAAAGTGACTACAGGGGATGCGATTGTTGCTGCTTTACAAGTTCTGGCATCTGTCGTGGGGAGCAAGTTGTCTCTTAACGCTTTAGCATCCGGTATGACTTTATACCCTCAAGTGCTCGTAAATGTACGTTTCTCTGGCGATATCGATCCTTTACAAAACCCTGCAGTACTGGATTCTGTTGCTCAAGTTGAATCTGAATTAGGTAATAAAGGACGTGTGCTATTACGCAAATCAGGAACCGAGCCTTTGATTCGTGTCATGGTCGAAGGTGAAGACGCGCAATTAGTTGAAAGCTCAGCGCATGCGATCGCTGATAAAGTAAAAGAGAACTGTTAG
- the folP gene encoding dihydropteroate synthase, with protein sequence MKLTSNGKTLDLSRPQIMGILNVTPDSFSDGGKYQHLEAALAQVNTMVAAGATIIDIGGESTRPGAAEVSLEEELRRVIPLVKAIRDVSDVWISIDTSKAEVMKQSLEHGADFINDIRSLSEPGALDVVAEYGVPVCIMHMQGQPKNMQDNPDYQDVLNDVDAFLTRRIEECVAAGIDRENIIIDPGFGFGKTVEHNYQLLAHLEHFHHYKLPILAGMSRKSMVSNALNKPTKECVVGSVICATIAAQKGAQILRVHDVVETQDAMRILEMVASNQ encoded by the coding sequence ATGAAATTGACTTCAAACGGGAAAACCCTAGACCTTTCACGCCCACAAATTATGGGTATTTTAAATGTTACGCCGGATTCATTTTCCGATGGTGGAAAATATCAGCATTTAGAGGCAGCATTGGCGCAAGTTAATACGATGGTAGCGGCAGGCGCGACGATTATTGATATTGGTGGCGAATCAACGAGACCAGGGGCGGCAGAGGTTTCCTTAGAAGAAGAACTACGCCGTGTTATCCCTTTAGTTAAAGCGATTCGAGATGTTTCGGATGTGTGGATTTCGATTGATACCAGTAAAGCCGAAGTCATGAAACAATCGTTAGAGCATGGCGCAGATTTTATTAACGACATCCGTTCACTTTCAGAGCCAGGGGCGTTAGACGTTGTTGCTGAATATGGTGTGCCAGTGTGCATCATGCACATGCAAGGTCAGCCTAAAAATATGCAAGATAATCCAGATTACCAGGATGTGTTAAACGATGTAGATGCCTTTTTAACGCGACGAATTGAAGAGTGTGTTGCAGCAGGAATTGATCGTGAAAATATCATTATCGATCCGGGGTTTGGATTTGGAAAAACGGTTGAGCATAACTATCAACTATTAGCCCATTTAGAGCATTTTCATCATTACAAATTGCCAATTCTAGCGGGGATGTCGCGTAAATCAATGGTATCCAACGCATTGAATAAGCCGACGAAGGAGTGCGTTGTTGGTAGTGTGATTTGTGCCACGATTGCCGCACAAAAGGGAGCACAGATTTTGCGAGTGCACGATGTGGTTGAAACACAAGATGCGATGCGAATTCTTGAAATGGTCGCGAGTAACCAGTAA
- the ftsH gene encoding ATP-dependent zinc metalloprotease FtsH, whose amino-acid sequence MAKNLILWLVIAVVLMSVFQSFGPGDSNGKAIDYTSFVKDVGQGQVREAKFKDREITFVRTDNSRNVTYMPVYDDKLLDDLINQNVKVSGTPPEQQSLLGTIFISWFPMILLIGVWIFFMRQMQGGGGKGAMSFGKSKARMMSEEQIKTTFADVAGCDEAKEDVKELVDYLRDPSRFQKLGGKIPTGVLMVGPPGTGKTLLAKAIAGEAKVPFFTISGSDFVEMFVGVGASRVRDMFEQAKKASPCIIFIDEIDAVGRQRGAGVGGGHDEREQTLNQMLVEMDGFEGNEGIIVIAATNRPDVLDPALLRPGRFDRQVVVGLPDVRGREQILKVHMRKVPLAENVEPSLIARGTPGFSGADLANLVNEAALFAARGNKRNVSMVEFELAKDKIMMGAERRSMVMSEETKASTAYHEAGHAIVGRLVPEHDPVYKVSIIPRGRALGVTMYLPEQDRVSMSRQHLESMISSLYGGRLAEELIYGADKVSTGASNDIERATDIARKMVTQWGFSEKLGPLLYAEDEGEVFLGRSVTQTKHVSDDTARLIDQEVRSIIDRNYDRAKKILEENMDIMHAMKDALMKYETIDAGQIDDLMNRSETIRAPQGWTDSEAKPAEPAPKAEVKSSEPKAEQTTSADDESDKKDS is encoded by the coding sequence ATGGCAAAAAATTTAATTTTATGGCTAGTAATCGCCGTAGTTTTGATGTCAGTTTTCCAGAGCTTTGGGCCTGGAGACAGTAACGGAAAAGCGATTGATTACACTTCCTTTGTAAAAGACGTTGGTCAAGGCCAAGTTCGTGAGGCGAAGTTCAAGGATAGAGAAATTACCTTTGTTCGAACTGATAATTCTCGCAATGTAACTTATATGCCAGTTTATGATGATAAGCTTCTCGACGATCTTATTAACCAGAACGTAAAAGTGTCTGGCACACCACCTGAGCAGCAAAGTCTACTAGGAACTATCTTTATTTCATGGTTCCCAATGATTTTGCTTATCGGGGTCTGGATTTTCTTTATGCGACAAATGCAAGGCGGCGGTGGCAAAGGAGCCATGTCGTTTGGTAAGAGCAAAGCACGCATGATGAGTGAAGAGCAAATCAAAACGACGTTTGCTGATGTTGCCGGTTGTGATGAAGCCAAAGAAGACGTAAAAGAGCTGGTTGATTACTTGCGTGATCCAAGTCGTTTCCAAAAGCTGGGCGGCAAAATTCCAACGGGCGTATTGATGGTAGGTCCTCCTGGTACGGGTAAAACGTTACTGGCTAAAGCGATTGCCGGTGAAGCCAAAGTGCCTTTCTTTACTATTTCAGGTTCTGACTTCGTTGAAATGTTCGTTGGTGTCGGTGCATCTCGTGTGCGTGATATGTTTGAGCAAGCGAAGAAAGCTTCACCATGTATTATCTTTATCGATGAGATTGATGCTGTAGGTCGCCAACGTGGTGCGGGTGTTGGTGGTGGTCACGATGAACGTGAGCAAACATTGAACCAAATGCTGGTTGAAATGGATGGTTTTGAAGGTAACGAAGGTATTATCGTTATTGCGGCAACTAACCGCCCAGACGTACTTGACCCTGCTTTACTACGTCCTGGACGCTTTGACCGCCAAGTTGTGGTTGGTTTGCCGGATGTACGTGGTCGTGAGCAAATCTTAAAAGTTCACATGCGTAAAGTGCCACTGGCTGAAAATGTTGAGCCGTCACTGATTGCTCGTGGTACGCCAGGTTTCTCGGGTGCTGATCTTGCCAACCTTGTGAACGAGGCTGCATTATTTGCTGCACGTGGTAACAAGCGTAACGTTTCTATGGTTGAATTTGAGCTTGCGAAAGACAAAATCATGATGGGTGCAGAGCGCCGCTCTATGGTGATGTCGGAAGAAACGAAAGCATCAACGGCTTACCATGAAGCAGGCCACGCAATTGTCGGTCGTCTCGTTCCTGAGCATGATCCTGTCTACAAGGTGTCTATCATTCCTCGTGGCCGAGCGCTTGGTGTGACGATGTACTTACCAGAGCAAGATCGCGTGAGTATGTCTCGTCAACATTTAGAATCAATGATTTCTAGCTTATACGGCGGTCGTTTAGCGGAAGAGTTAATCTATGGTGCCGATAAAGTATCGACAGGTGCGTCAAACGATATTGAGCGCGCGACAGATATTGCTCGTAAAATGGTTACCCAGTGGGGCTTCTCGGAAAAACTTGGTCCATTGCTTTATGCTGAAGATGAAGGGGAAGTATTCCTTGGTCGTAGCGTAACGCAAACTAAGCATGTATCCGATGATACTGCACGTCTGATTGACCAAGAAGTACGTAGTATTATTGATCGTAACTATGATCGCGCTAAGAAGATCTTAGAAGAGAATATGGATATCATGCATGCAATGAAGGATGCATTGATGAAGTATGAAACGATTGATGCGGGGCAGATTGATGACCTCATGAATCGCTCTGAAACAATCCGTGCGCCACAAGGTTGGACGGACAGCGAAGCTAAGCCAGCTGAACCAGCACCAAAAGCAGAAGTGAAATCCTCTGAGCCTAAAGCGGAGCAAACCACTTCAGCAGATGATGAGTCTGATAAAAAAGACTCGTAA